tcatatattcttgccaactctgacctttgcttgttcttttgctcataactttcttcatCGAACTctaaatgagttgattcttgttttgttggaatctagactcaaaaacctttcaaattatgccttggaaatcaagtttacaccttttttgatactataattgattacaaggacactgtaaacgattacacgaaaaaaaatctggttttgtacaaaaacttgtgctgTAGGAGCTAGTTGTGGGCACACAGGTAGACAAAGACATTTTACGTTATTTTTCCATATTTCTTCAGTTGATGagagttgtttttagtgtttaagtgtgagtagagggagGAAACTAGGGTTTGGGCAGTCCATGGTGaaggaaagacccaatgttggtgtcAAGACCAAGTTGGTTCAAGTGCTGAAACAAGTGCAGGCCATTTTGtgccttgtaatcgattacaagagcCTTGTAAgtgattacacgaacaaaagtctagttttgtacaaaaacttgtgctgCAGGAGCCACCTGTGcgcacataagtagccaaaggcaatttgagtgagataacatgctgtcaactttgatctttgctgactattttaatcataactttttccaccgacctccaaatgatgtgattctttttttattagaaactagactcaaaaatatttctaatgactactaatttgtcatttttggacatctgagttggtacagtttattctttctaagttagcgtttcatatattcttgccaactttgacctttgcttgttcttttgctcataactttcttcaccgaactccaaatgagttgattcttattttgttggaatctagactcaaagacctttcaaattatgtcATGGTAATCAAGTTTAGGCCTTTTTtgccattgtaatcgattacaaggaccctgtaaacgattaccacagtgTTTTTTCTACAGATTAGATCTGCACTTGTCCAACTTGGTCCCCTAAGTAAGAATGGCTTCTTCTccacttcttggggtcaccTCCCATCATTTTCCACTCTCtaccaccactgaaacaccaacaccaagtAAATACAAGTGGACTTGTGCCTAAAAGTAACAATTTTTGCCAATGATCACCCATGACACCACAGCTGACTACTTCAGTttaactttctgtacaaaacagtGATActctcgtgtaatcgtttaccaggccactgtaaacgattaccacagtgTTTTTTTTGTAGATTAGTCATGCACTTCTCCAACTTGGTCCCTTCAGTAAGAATGACTTCTTCCccacttcttggggtcaccTCCCATCACCTACCATGCTCTACCACCAGTCAAACACCAACACCAAGTAAATACAAGTGGACTTGTGCTTTAAATTAACAGTTTTTGCCAATGATCACCCAGGACACCAcaactgactacttcagttcaactttctgtacaaaacagtGATTTCTCTCGTGTAATCATTTACGAggccactgtaaacgattatgacaatgttttttctgcagattagctctgcacttgtccaacttggtcccctcagtaagaatggcttctttcccacttcttggggtcaccAAACATAACCTCCCAACCAGTAATGACCCTTAAATTCACTTGTATGATTTTTTGGTCAACAAATTCCAcaacttatattcatttttgaaACCATTGCCttcattttaaatacttattaatattctgcgttcttttttcaatataaCACCTTTATTCATTATAACACACACAacgtaaaaagaattaaattcatGACACCCAAATCGCCACCAGACTTCGAAtcagaaaaaagataaaagaatagGGTTAGAACGACAGAGAAGATAGAGGTTAGATCGAGAGAGAAGATAGAAGGGATGAAAGAAGTGTAGAGGTGAGAGCGaaaaaacgaaaacgaaaaccgCGAAACCAAAAATGTTAAACTTGTAAACTTTTCTTCCAATTTTGCCCTTAGTCTGATAACctctctctattttctttttattaaatttggccAATGCAAAGACGCCACCTGGCGTTATCAAATTGTTGGCAAAAAATCGTTGTCGACATATcattttcctaaaaaataaagcattcataaaacaaataaaacattatatgcACCACTTACAATTTGGACAAGTGACCTTTAAACCACTATAAGAAGCTTTTACCAAGCAAACCATATGATATTTTGTGAAAAATTACCTCTTGTATCAATTACAACATAAACCAGTTACAATTCTTATATATacattgcatttttttttaatcttacaCTTTCTTTTAAAGTGACAAAggattaagtttttttttcttttagacgATAATTATTaccataatcttttatttatcaGTTTGTGATTTGCTTCTCAAaatatctttaagaaaacaaaggttaagatatgtaaataattttatgaattctCTTTCTAGATTGGAGACCTAATTGATAGTTGAcaaaagtaaaagtaattttCGCTAAATTGCAAATttcggttttttttttcatcttcatctttatctttcaattttccgttatatatttttcatatgctttatttatgttattttcatcTAATTGAACTGTAGCCGTAATTAACATACTTATTTTAGACACCTTTAAcggataaataaattaatcataatatacaaatgaaagaaataaataacagtccagttatatatatatatatatatatatatatatatatatatatatatatatatatatatatatatatattattgcacATTAGCAACAATGAAAACATAAGATTGGTGAAACTTAATTTGAAAGTGATGCAGACGCGCAGATGAGTGGAATCAAAGTCAATGAAGTGACTTTGGGGTTTGAACACCAAATTACAGTCACAAAAAGGAAGCACTATTTTCTTGACAATTTCAATCACAAACGCACCTCACGAACCTTCCTCCAATTCTTTCTTCCACCCTTCTTAAATTCACACGCCTTCAAATTTTTCAACATTTAACGTTCTCATTCGTTGCAGCCCTTCAAAggctctctctttctctctataTTTCTCTTCTTCCCCATCTTCCTCTGTTCTCATCGTTCTTCATCTCCATGCCTTCGTTAAGATTACttcaccttttctctctttctgccACGTCTAACTTACCTCCCATTCTGCACAAAACTTCTAAGGTCTTCACATTTTCTTTCTGCATTATCAATCTTATGCTTTATTTCCCACTGTAAGGCACTGTTTCATTTCACTTTTTACTTACAACATGTTACGTATGTTGCAGGTGTATATCAAAGCAGCTGGTTTTCGATCACTGTCTACAAGTACGTTAAGcttcatcttattttatttatagttgtttATTTCAGTTGCTATATAAACAACGTATAGAGAGAATGACGTaggattattttaaataattacaaattttaaacttcaaatgaaatgaaattgatGATATCATCCTTCACTACCCTATCTTATagaattttttataaacttcTTTTTCGTAtgtattgattttaatttaataaaaaagttattaatttgtTATTCTCATTTTTAATAACTATATAGATAGCTTctcttcataaatttttttaacattaatacTTTGATCCTTCGTAATAAAAGAATACTCATCTGATAACtaattatattactaaattttattttcaaataaaattactattatattatattatattattaaaataaagctATCaggttatatttatttaataaaggtattaaaatataatttttcaaaattttcaaattagaGTACAATGGTTAAATCTAGCTGGGTACAACGTTTGTGTTTGTTTCATTAGATTCCAACAATTAGcaccatagtttattttttGATAGAATTATGTACTAAACTCTCTCTCTGCACCTTATTCCATATTTTAGGATTCTATATATCttatcaatttattattattattagtgtaTAATGTAGATTAATGGTGTATAAATAAGTAGTTTAAGTAAAAGTGGGAGGGCAAAATGACAACACCATGTAGAAAGACATTCTTTGCGGGAAATTGGAGAGCAATTTCATGAGCATGAACACAGTCTATAATAGTGTGCTTAGAAAAGAAGCACAATTCTCAATTTCTATTGCAATTTCCCAATCGCAAACACGTTCTATCTCTGTAGGTTCAGTCAAAATGGGTTCCGTAAGAAGCCACGGTGCCGTTTCGTACCAGAACGTTGTCGTAATGAGGCACGGCGAGCGCTTCGACAACTTAGAACCGTCGTGGGCCGCCACGGCGGCGCGTCCGTGGGATCCACCGCTGGCCGAACCGGGCCGGCAGCGGGCGCTCGAAACGGGCCGGAGGCTCCGAGAGAGTCTCGGGTTTCCGATCCGGCGGGTCTTCGTTTCACCGTTCCTCCGCTGCCTCCAGACCGCCATAGTACTCGTCCAGTCTCTCGCCGCCGTAGAGGAGGGTGGCAGCAGCACCGGGGACGGTGTTGCAGTTGACCCTTCTGAAGTCAAGGTCagattgttttattttagtttgtgaGTCTATTAAATGATAAGatagttaataaaaattgaaaaaatgtggtttaatattttttgaataatagaaattaaaacaaaacatttgaaaataaagtaaacttATATGAAAAGGTGTAATTGTGAGAAATAAAgatgtttgttgttgtttaaagTGCAGGTGTCGGTTGAGTATGGATTGTGTGAAATGGTGAACAGCAAGGCTATTCGTCCAAACGTTGCTCCAAAAGATGGAAACTTGAGATTTGATATAGCAGAGTGTGAATCGATGCTGCCAGCTGAGATAGTGGATAAAAATGTTGAAAGGGTGTATAAAGAGGTACATTGGAGTTCAATTTCACTCATATATGCATCCATCCATGCTACTATTCTAACTTTTTTCTGCCTTGTAAACTTCAGTTTCCGCGATGGGGAGAAACAGAGTTGCAAGCAGGGGAAAGATACAAGCACTTAATTAAGGACCTTGCTGACAAATATCCCACTCAAAACTTGCTCCTTATTACACATG
This sequence is a window from Vigna angularis cultivar LongXiaoDou No.4 chromosome 2, ASM1680809v1, whole genome shotgun sequence. Protein-coding genes within it:
- the LOC108328222 gene encoding uncharacterized protein LOC108328222 codes for the protein MPSLRLLHLFSLSATSNLPPILHKTSKVYIKAAGFRSLSTSSVKMGSVRSHGAVSYQNVVVMRHGERFDNLEPSWAATAARPWDPPLAEPGRQRALETGRRLRESLGFPIRRVFVSPFLRCLQTAIVLVQSLAAVEEGGSSTGDGVAVDPSEVKVSVEYGLCEMVNSKAIRPNVAPKDGNLRFDIAECESMLPAEIVDKNVERVYKEFPRWGETELQAGERYKHLIKDLADKYPTQNLLLITHGEGVKVAVSSLRKDAEINKVQYCGYVELRRPIFNKDHAFTFGEFDLLTPSDKTGVSYSLPPFHNSTNQTFP